Proteins encoded within one genomic window of Streptomyces kaniharaensis:
- a CDS encoding FixH family protein, giving the protein MPNGLSAHRRRTAGLLGVLGAPLTLMFAGAGPASAHATLEATDPHQNSVVAAAPQAVTLTFSESVSLSGDSVRVLDPAGKAVDTGNPGHADGRGNTARVGLNSGLANGTYTVAWRAVSEDSHPIGGAFTFSIGAPSDTSVSTTALQSAKADGVVAALYGTGRTVAYAAFALLAGVAAFVLVCWPAGVARRPVQRLLMTGWVALLVSTVAVLMLRGPYERGSGIGQALDLSLVRTTLDERIGTALAARLLLLAASGVFLSLLVGQLGQPAAEPAKPRNEAENEAANESDSDDTEAAELRELERRAVERPQREVRLGLGVAGLVLAVALAATWAGADHASVGIQVWLALPLGLLHLIAMAVWLGGLAALLVALREGVGAEVVDRFSKIAFGAVALLTATGIYQSWRGLGSWGALTGTEYGRLLLVKTGCVVAMLGVAWTSRSWLARLRSAPAEAAEVETAELPEPVAVAAHSDDPVRQAQLARQQAAREHAGRDRGLTPSRAGLRRSVLVEAAVAVAVLAVTTMLTNSPPGRVASEVKAGGAGGAAGAPVAGGAATAQTEPGRTLELKLPYDTKGRTPNAKGTATVTLNPARTGPNEVHLRLDGTDGQPVDVPEVQLAFTLPDRDLGPLPVTLTPGGTGRWSGTAQLPLAGTWVVSVQIRSSDIDQTTPTQSLKIG; this is encoded by the coding sequence ATGCCGAACGGCCTGTCCGCACACCGCCGCCGGACCGCCGGACTGCTCGGGGTACTCGGCGCGCCGCTCACGCTGATGTTCGCCGGCGCCGGTCCGGCGTCCGCGCACGCCACCCTGGAAGCCACCGACCCGCACCAGAACTCGGTGGTCGCCGCCGCCCCGCAAGCGGTCACGCTCACCTTCAGCGAGTCCGTGTCGCTCTCGGGCGACTCCGTCCGGGTCCTCGATCCGGCCGGAAAGGCGGTGGACACCGGCAACCCCGGACACGCCGACGGCAGGGGCAACACCGCCCGGGTCGGGCTGAACAGCGGGCTCGCCAACGGCACGTACACCGTGGCCTGGCGGGCCGTCTCGGAGGACTCGCACCCCATCGGCGGCGCGTTCACCTTCTCCATCGGCGCGCCCTCCGACACCTCGGTGTCCACCACCGCACTCCAGAGCGCCAAGGCCGACGGCGTGGTCGCCGCGCTGTACGGCACCGGCCGCACCGTCGCGTACGCGGCGTTCGCGCTGCTCGCCGGGGTCGCCGCGTTCGTCCTCGTCTGCTGGCCCGCCGGGGTGGCCCGGCGCCCGGTGCAGCGGCTGCTGATGACCGGCTGGGTGGCGCTGCTGGTGTCCACCGTCGCGGTCCTGATGCTGCGCGGCCCGTACGAGCGCGGCTCGGGGATCGGGCAGGCCCTCGACCTGTCGCTGGTGCGCACCACCCTGGACGAGCGGATCGGCACGGCGCTGGCCGCCCGGCTGCTGCTGCTCGCGGCGAGCGGGGTGTTCCTGTCGCTGCTGGTCGGGCAGCTGGGGCAGCCCGCCGCGGAGCCGGCGAAGCCCCGGAACGAGGCCGAGAACGAGGCCGCGAACGAGAGCGACAGCGACGACACCGAGGCCGCCGAACTGCGGGAGCTGGAGCGGCGCGCCGTCGAACGTCCGCAGCGCGAGGTGCGGCTCGGCCTCGGCGTCGCCGGGCTGGTGCTGGCGGTCGCCCTGGCGGCGACCTGGGCCGGCGCCGACCACGCCTCGGTGGGCATCCAGGTCTGGCTGGCGCTGCCGCTCGGACTGCTGCACCTGATCGCCATGGCGGTCTGGCTGGGCGGCCTCGCCGCGCTGCTGGTCGCGCTCCGCGAGGGCGTCGGCGCGGAGGTCGTCGACCGCTTCTCGAAGATCGCCTTCGGCGCCGTCGCGCTGCTCACCGCCACCGGGATCTACCAGTCCTGGCGCGGCCTCGGCAGCTGGGGCGCGCTGACCGGCACCGAGTACGGGCGGCTGCTGCTGGTGAAGACGGGCTGCGTGGTCGCGATGCTCGGCGTCGCCTGGACCTCCCGCTCCTGGCTGGCCCGGCTCCGCTCGGCCCCCGCCGAGGCGGCCGAGGTCGAGACGGCCGAGCTGCCGGAGCCGGTCGCCGTCGCGGCGCACTCCGACGACCCCGTCCGGCAGGCGCAGCTGGCCCGCCAGCAGGCCGCCCGGGAGCACGCCGGACGGGACCGCGGGCTGACCCCGAGCCGGGCCGGGCTGCGCCGCTCGGTGCTGGTCGAGGCGGCGGTCGCGGTGGCCGTGCTGGCAGTCACCACCATGCTCACCAACTCCCCGCCCGGGCGCGTCGCGAGCGAGGTCAAGGCCGGGGGCGCCGGGGGTGCCGCCGGGGCGCCGGTGGCCGGCGGGGCCGCCACCGCGCAGACCGAGCCGGGCCGCACCCTGGAGCTCAAGCTCCCGTACGACACCAAGGGCCGCACCCCGAACGCCAAGGGCACCGCGACCGTCACCCTCAACCCGGCCCGGACCGGCCCCAACGAGGTGCACCTCAGGCTGGACGGCACGGACGGGCAGCCGGTCGACGTCCCGGAGGTGCAGCTCGCCTTCACCCTGCCGGACCGCGACCTCGGCCCGCTGCCAGTGACGCTCACCCCCGGGGGCACCGGCCGCTGGAGCGGCACGGCGCAGCTGCCGCTGGCCGGCACCTGGGTGGTGTCGGTGCAGATCCGTTCCTCCGACATCGACCAGACCACCCCGACGCAGTCGCTGAAGATCGGGTGA
- the efeB gene encoding iron uptake transporter deferrochelatase/peroxidase subunit — protein MDETAAPARTGVTRRALLGTAGAGLVAGAGAGVAGAVALDRGPGAGTAPAAGGALGAARVPFHGEHQAGILEPQQARVQLAAFDLADGAGRDGLRGLLRRWSRTAARLTAGEPAEEFENQVALDAGPCSLTLTFGFGATLFDRTALADRRPPGLEPLPSFPGDALDPARGDGDLFVQIGADDALVAVHALRVLQRQAAGTAALRWQCAGFARTPGATPHPMTSRNLMGQIDGSNNPRPADDGFAATVFAGADQPAWLAGGSYLVFRRIRMLLDHWEALPPDRQERVIGRRKSDGAPLGAPAGAGEHAPVDLSAQGPDGGLVIPADAHIRVAAPAANGGAAMLRRGFSYHDGLLADGSPDAGLLFLAFQADPRKGFTPVQRKLSRGDGLSRFLRHEASGVYAVPPGVPEGGYVGQQLLEG, from the coding sequence GTGGACGAGACCGCTGCGCCGGCACGGACCGGCGTCACCCGGCGGGCGCTGCTCGGCACCGCCGGCGCCGGACTGGTGGCCGGCGCGGGCGCCGGGGTCGCCGGGGCCGTCGCCCTGGACCGCGGCCCCGGCGCCGGCACCGCCCCCGCGGCCGGCGGGGCGCTCGGCGCGGCCCGGGTGCCGTTCCACGGCGAGCACCAGGCCGGCATCCTCGAACCGCAGCAGGCCCGGGTCCAGCTGGCCGCCTTCGACCTGGCCGACGGCGCCGGGCGGGACGGGCTGCGCGGGCTGCTCCGGCGCTGGTCGCGGACGGCGGCCCGGCTGACCGCCGGGGAGCCCGCCGAGGAGTTCGAGAACCAGGTCGCCCTGGACGCCGGCCCGTGCTCGCTGACCCTCACCTTCGGTTTCGGCGCCACCCTGTTCGACCGGACCGCACTGGCCGACCGCCGCCCGCCCGGGCTCGAACCGCTGCCGTCCTTCCCGGGCGACGCGCTCGATCCGGCCCGCGGCGACGGCGACCTGTTCGTCCAGATCGGCGCCGACGACGCCCTGGTGGCCGTGCACGCCCTGCGGGTGCTCCAGCGCCAGGCGGCCGGGACGGCGGCGCTGCGCTGGCAGTGCGCCGGCTTCGCCCGCACGCCCGGCGCCACCCCGCACCCGATGACCAGCCGCAACCTGATGGGCCAGATCGACGGCAGCAACAATCCGAGGCCCGCCGACGACGGCTTCGCCGCCACGGTGTTCGCCGGCGCCGACCAGCCCGCCTGGCTGGCCGGCGGCTCGTACCTGGTGTTCCGGCGGATCCGGATGCTGCTGGACCACTGGGAGGCGCTGCCGCCGGACCGGCAGGAGCGGGTGATCGGGCGGCGCAAGTCGGACGGCGCACCGCTCGGCGCGCCCGCCGGGGCCGGCGAGCACGCGCCGGTGGACCTGTCCGCGCAGGGCCCGGACGGCGGCCTGGTGATCCCCGCCGACGCGCACATCCGGGTCGCCGCCCCGGCGGCCAACGGCGGCGCGGCCATGCTGCGGCGCGGATTCTCGTACCACGACGGCCTGTTGGCGGACGGCTCGCCGGACGCCGGGCTGCTCTTCCTCGCCTTCCAGGCAGACCCGCGCAAGGGCTTCACCCCGGTGCAGCGCAAGCTGTCCCGCGGCGACGGCCTCTCCCGCTTCCTGCGGCACGAGGCGAGCGGCGTGTACGCGGTGCCGCCGGGCGTCCCGGAGGGCGGCTACGTCGGGCAGCAGCTGCTGGAGGGATGA
- the pheA gene encoding prephenate dehydratase produces the protein MSATRYTYLGPAGTFTEAALRTLPEAATRELVPLASVPLVLDAVRAGEASGAFVPIENSVEGAVTATNDELASGAPLMIYREVLLPISFALLVRPGTELSEIRTVTSHPVAQPQVRRWLAANLPDARWESAASNADGARLVSEGRYDGAFAGEFAAPIYGLDPLVKDIADAQNATTRFILVGRPGRVSSPTGADKTSMVVWLPDDHPGALLELLQEFAVRGINLMRIESRPTGEGLGSYCFLIDCEGHLSERRVGEALMGLRRICPQVRFLGSYPRADQQAPTHRRPGTSDEDFAAAADWLSRALDGRGDI, from the coding sequence ATGTCGGCGACCCGCTACACCTACCTCGGCCCGGCGGGCACCTTCACCGAGGCGGCGCTGCGCACCCTGCCGGAGGCGGCGACCCGGGAGCTGGTGCCGCTGGCCTCGGTGCCGCTGGTGCTGGACGCGGTGCGCGCCGGCGAGGCCTCGGGCGCCTTCGTGCCGATCGAGAACTCGGTCGAGGGCGCGGTCACCGCGACCAACGACGAACTGGCCTCCGGCGCCCCGCTGATGATCTACCGCGAGGTGCTGCTGCCGATCTCCTTCGCGCTGCTGGTGAGGCCGGGGACGGAGCTGTCCGAGATCAGGACGGTGACCAGCCACCCGGTGGCCCAGCCGCAGGTGCGCCGCTGGCTGGCGGCCAACCTGCCGGACGCGCGGTGGGAGTCGGCCGCGTCCAACGCGGACGGCGCCCGGCTGGTCTCCGAGGGGCGGTACGACGGCGCGTTCGCGGGCGAGTTCGCCGCGCCGATCTACGGGCTGGACCCGCTGGTCAAGGACATCGCCGACGCGCAGAACGCGACCACCCGGTTCATCCTGGTCGGCCGGCCCGGGCGGGTCTCCTCGCCGACCGGCGCGGACAAGACCTCGATGGTGGTCTGGCTGCCGGACGACCACCCGGGTGCGCTGCTGGAGCTGCTCCAGGAGTTCGCGGTGCGCGGGATCAACCTGATGCGGATCGAGTCCCGGCCGACGGGCGAGGGGCTGGGCAGCTACTGCTTCCTGATCGACTGCGAGGGCCACCTGTCCGAGCGCCGGGTGGGCGAGGCCCTGATGGGGCTCAGGCGGATCTGCCCGCAGGTGCGTTTCCTCGGGTCCTATCCGCGCGCCGATCAGCAGGCGCCGACGCACCGGCGGCCAGGGACGTCCGACGAGGATTTCGCGGCGGCGGCGGACTGGCTCTCCCGCGCCCTCGACGGCCGCGGCGACATCTGA
- the serS gene encoding serine--tRNA ligase → MIDLRLLREDPDRVRASQRVRGEDVDLVDALLSADERRRASGSRFDELRNEQRLLGKQVAQAKGDEKTALLQRTKELAAEVKAADAEQSAAKEEADRLLRSLANLIDPAAPVGGEEDFVTLEEIGTPRDFAAEGFEPRDHVELGQILGAIDTERGAKVAGARSYYLTGVGALLELALVNMAFAQATAAGFIPMITPTLVRPAAMDGTGFLGQAAENVYHLKEEDRYLVGTSEVPLAAYHMDEIIDAEKLPLRYAGYSSCFRREAGTYGKDTRGIIRVHQFEKVEMFVYTTPEDAENEHRRLLQWEKDFLNALELPYRVIDVASGDLGASAARKFDIEAWIPTQGKYREVTSTSNTTEYQSRRLAIRMREEGKTRPLATLNGTLVAVPRTIVAILENHQQADGSVVVPEALRPYLGGRSVLTPVK, encoded by the coding sequence GTGATTGACCTTCGCCTGCTTCGTGAAGACCCTGACCGAGTGCGCGCCTCGCAGCGCGTCCGTGGCGAGGACGTCGACCTGGTCGACGCCCTCCTCTCCGCCGACGAGCGGCGCCGCGCCTCGGGCAGTCGCTTCGACGAGCTGCGCAACGAGCAGCGCCTGCTCGGCAAGCAGGTCGCCCAGGCCAAGGGCGACGAGAAGACCGCCCTGCTGCAGCGCACCAAGGAGCTGGCCGCCGAGGTCAAGGCCGCGGACGCCGAGCAGAGCGCGGCCAAGGAGGAGGCCGACCGCCTGCTCCGCTCGCTGGCGAACCTCATCGACCCGGCCGCCCCGGTCGGCGGCGAGGAGGACTTCGTCACCCTGGAGGAGATCGGCACCCCGCGCGACTTCGCCGCCGAGGGCTTCGAGCCCCGCGACCACGTCGAGCTCGGCCAGATCCTGGGCGCGATCGACACCGAGCGCGGTGCCAAGGTCGCCGGTGCCCGCTCCTACTACCTGACCGGCGTCGGCGCGCTGCTGGAGCTCGCCCTGGTCAACATGGCCTTCGCCCAGGCCACCGCGGCCGGCTTCATCCCGATGATCACCCCGACCCTGGTCCGGCCGGCCGCCATGGACGGCACCGGCTTCCTCGGCCAGGCCGCCGAGAACGTGTACCACCTCAAGGAGGAGGACCGTTACCTCGTCGGCACCAGCGAGGTCCCGCTCGCGGCGTACCACATGGACGAGATCATCGACGCCGAGAAGCTGCCGCTGCGCTACGCCGGCTACTCGTCCTGCTTCCGCCGCGAGGCCGGCACCTACGGCAAGGACACCCGCGGCATCATCCGCGTCCACCAGTTCGAGAAGGTGGAGATGTTCGTCTACACCACTCCCGAGGACGCCGAGAACGAGCACCGCCGCCTGCTCCAGTGGGAGAAGGACTTCCTCAACGCGCTGGAGCTGCCCTACCGGGTGATCGACGTCGCCTCCGGCGACCTCGGCGCCTCGGCCGCCCGCAAGTTCGACATCGAGGCCTGGATCCCCACCCAGGGCAAGTACCGCGAGGTCACCTCGACCTCCAACACCACCGAGTACCAGTCCCGCCGGCTCGCCATCCGGATGCGCGAGGAGGGCAAGACCCGCCCGCTCGCCACCCTGAACGGCACGCTGGTCGCCGTGCCGCGCACCATCGTGGCGATCCTGGAGAACCACCAGCAGGCCGACGGCTCGGTGGTCGTGCCCGAGGCGCTGCGGCCGTACCTCGGCGGACGGTCCGTCCTGACCCCCGTCAAGTAG